From one Anopheles bellator chromosome 1, idAnoBellAS_SP24_06.2, whole genome shotgun sequence genomic stretch:
- the LOC131216163 gene encoding uncharacterized protein LOC131216163 isoform X1 — protein MLTNRAYRTLTYLFGSINIFFVLVILSQGAEQLLVDWQTALYQFVTPCALNIIFAMCWMIGAGFRRPVLIAMFKYFTYVQMVLLAAIILYSAYYSHVEGLSSNLLTVMSLLTSLFFLSLMEVLIAVGTEHAIAKERDAFRLTHIEMADWSHS, from the exons ATGCTAACCAATCGGGCGTACCGGACTCTGACCTACCTTTTCGGTAGCATTAACATATTCTTCGTGCTAGTCATTTTGAGTCAAGGCGCAGAACAGCTGTTGGTTGACT GGCAAACAGCGCTGTACCAGTTCGTGACGCCATGTGCCTTAAACATAATCTTCGCCATGTGCTGGATGATCGGCGCCGGATTTCGGCGGCCCGTGTTGATTGCGATGTTCAAATACTTTACCTACGTGCAGATGGTACTGCTGGCCGCCATCATCCTTTATTCGGCCTATTACAGCCACGTGGAGGGTCTTTCTTCGAACCTGCTCACGGTGATGTCACTGCTAACGTCCCTATTCT TTCTCTCGCTGATGGAGGTGCTGATCGCCGTCGGGACCGAGCATGCGATCGCTAAGGAGCGGGACGCCTTCCGCCTGACGCACATCGAGATGGCGGACTGGAGCCATTCCTAG
- the LOC131216163 gene encoding uncharacterized protein LOC131216163 isoform X2 — translation MCKILCLLIVVANFIAMPATIYGIMQHSADEPLLEIFYSPCLANMVLAILLLIGIIMEELSLVRLFKIFFYAQLVFALLMVVYGHRLFDVPKRPSLVKIFFSITFVVCGIELIIVSATLESMRKKLNPIEGLVVYMPADQTV, via the exons ATGTGCAAGATACTCTGCCTACTGATAGTAGTGGCCAACTTTATTGCCATGCCGGCGACGATCTATGGCATCATGCAGCACTCCGCCGACGAGC CCTTGTTGGAGATCTTCTACTCGCCATGCCTGGCCAACATGGTGCTAGCTAtactgctgctgatcggtATCATAATG GAGGAACTGTCTCTTGTGAGGCTGTTCAAAATTTTCTTCTACGCCCAACTGGTGTTCGCTCTCCTGATGGTGGTGTACGGCCACCGATTGTTCGACGTCCCCAAGCGGCCGAGCTTGGTTAAGATCTTCTTCAGTATTACCTTCG TCGTCTGTGGCATCGAGCTTATAATTGTGTCCGCCACGCTGGAGTCTATGCGCAAAAAGCTCAACCCAATCGAGGGGCTGGTAGTTTACATGCCGGCTGACCAAACCGTCTGA